A stretch of DNA from Glycine max cultivar Williams 82 chromosome 18, Glycine_max_v4.0, whole genome shotgun sequence:
TCGTGGATAAAAGGGGGTATGCTGAAGTCCCACATTGACTAGATATAGTGCTGAGATCGAGGATATAAGTGGGTTGCAACCACACCTTACAAGTtggttgagttaggcctataCTCACTTTTTGACATGTTCCAAAAGAAAAGTAGACATAGAACACACTTTTCCTTAGTAAGACCTTCATATAAAATGAACCCAAAAAGAGTTTGGGCTCGTTTATTATACAGTCATACATTTTAATATGTCTAATCTCCCCACTAAGTTTGAATCTTGCATCCTTAAACTGAGAATCTTATGGATTTATCGGCATCTTATTAATATACTTGAGTAACTTTATTTACTATTCTTCCTTTCAAGCAAGTTTCtgctgattttattttagtatttctCTATTTCATATTACTCTTTTAGCTGAAATTCATAATAGAAAACATGGTTCTGCAGTAACTGATTCTGATGAAGACCAGAATATGTCAACGTGCAATAGAAGTTTGCTTTAGTTTGAGTACATTTTTTCTGGCATTATGTATCCAATACTTTAGCATCTCAATTCAGACTCTGCATTCTGAAACTTCAGTCAACACTTTCTAGTAGTATGTTTGAAGTTTCTCCTAGTACTCCTTTTGGCATGTAGATACAAATGACGTTTTATTTTGTAGAGCAGCACCATTTATCTTATGTTGTTTTTCATTCAATTATGcagattttgaaatttaatgttTCTGTTTACTTTGTGAACATATATTGAATTAGATTATGCTTGTATACTGTTGCGTTTAATGACTTAATTTACATTGTGGTCTTACATTTCTTAATGATGAtgttattcatatatattatttctctctcttttttttaaaaaaaaaagaatgtgaaTTTGGGTTTTTCAAATCTCATATTGCTTCTTGCCTCATTGAGATCACTCCTTCAAAAAAGTTCCTTTTGGGAACATTCAAAGAGAACTTTAGTGTTTTCTACTCAGCTattcgtttttattttttattttgggggTGGGTAGCTACTTTTAGAGGATATATCTCATTGTCTTCtccaattaatttattatcttattatgAAAATCACCACTTACAGCAGTCCTTAGAGTGATTACTTGTAAACCAGTGCATCATTTTTTTACTTGGTTTCAGGTTTTTCATTACAAGTTCTGTATTAGATCTTACGATTGTGGGTTTAGATGACGGGGATGGAGACTCAAATGCACAGGGTCAGTGCCCTCACTACTTGAAGACCAGTTGTAAAGCCAATCTGGATCTGGGAAGTGCAGTGTACCTTTTAGGCTACACAGAGAAACAGGAGCTCACTGTTGGTGAAGGAAAGGTGGTCATAGCCACTGACAATCTCATAAAACTGTCAACTGATGGAATTCAATGGAGTCCTGGTTCTGCAGGTTTTGATGTGCACGGCAATCTAGCTTTTATGATATGCGATCCTATGAAATTAGCCACATCACCTAATACCAAATcttcttcaacttcaacttcatcatcatcatcctctTGGAAGAAAGACCACCCCATGCAATTTGGCATACCAATTTCTGTCATATGTGATTGGTTAAACCAGCATTGGGAAGGCAACCTTGATGAGCTTAACAAGCCAAAATTACCAATCATGCGATTGATGTCTACCGGCCAAAAGAGCGACCATTCATGTGCTTCCTTCACCCTGAGGCAAGTTTTCAAGTCAACTGAGGGTGATGATGATGGCACCCCTTCTTCATCAAACAACGCCTTGAAGGCAAGGGATCAGGGACCAAGCTCTTCTGCTGCTACCAACACAGTTGAAGAAGAAAGCTTGATCACTAATCCCAATGCTGCACATGTACAGGGAATTCCCACTCCAGAAATATATGAATCGCCTAGAGTAACCGCTGGCCCACTCAGAAGGAAAGAAAACATACCATTGCAGCTTTTGGACATCAATTTTCCTCCAAGGACTGCCAAACATGCAGTTTTTCCACAATTATCCAAACCAAAGTGTGCTGAAAATCTTGCCAAAGAACCTTTGCCCGAAAACCAAGTAGAAGGAGAACAAAACAAGCACACAAGGCCAACAACTCCTATTCCAGATGTTTCCTCAACAGGTTCTGTCAATGGAGCAGCTCAAAGCGAGGTTCAGTCTAGTTCGTCTCCCGTGGAAGTACACGAGATGCAAAATGGATACAGCAGCGAAGGCGAGACCATGTACTCAGCAGAAACCGCAGAGTCTCGCAACTACACAAGCCCTAGAGAGTTGAAGTTTCAACAAGTGGGAAGGAGCCAGAGTTGTGTGAGTTACAATAGGTGGGGTGCTGCACCAAGAAGCCAAGTTGCACGTGGGATGATGGTGGAAAATCAGAGAAGCTTCATGCATGTGAAGAGAATGTATTCACAAGGTGCAACAACTTCTCAGAGAAGCAATGACTATTTCAGCCCCACtgtctcctcaatcatgaaacgTAACAGCAGTTCAAGCAAGCCACCACCCCGGCAGAGTGCTGTTCATTCTCCTTCACCCAGATGGatgttttgattgattgatacTTTATATATGATGTTTCTACTtcataaagtaaaattaaaaaaaaaaaaattaaagaaaaagagtatAGTGgctttatgtttatattttttttgttctccatATTTATAtgctctttattttttatggaacATGTGCAAAGACTAGTTATGGTGAATAAGAAATTTAAGCCAAGATGTAGATTTCTTTCAAAATGACTGAAGGTGATTACTATAGTTCCATGTTGAGTACAGTATTTCACCATGGATTATCTAGTTATTGAAGTCAACAGAAAGCCTTGAATTGAAAACTCCTTACTTCACTTAAGTTCACACGTTCTTGGGTATGTAATTATAAAtcgaaattaatattaaaaaaatagtgctCTATCTATCCGTGCTGTAACCAAGAATATTTTATACTACTAAGAGCTGTTTTTAAGTTACggatgaatttaaatttaaatatttgattattcAACTCAATTTAGTCAATCCTCATTAACAGTTGcaatcaaataaacaaaaatataagattaattttttttccaaacacgTACTATTTGTGTTGAAGGTTATCACCTGTGCGTTGTGTCTTTAATGTATTTGTGGCGCATCCAAAAAAATGCATTAAGATTTGACTCAATCACATCTCCCATGACACGtgagtatattttcttttcttctaattttggtATAAAGATTTACCTATTTTATGAGTGACTAATTTCTAGCGAGGAATTTAAGAaaacatctttaaaaaaaaaaatcttttttcaatcattttttttttttatatttataaggtTTCAATTCGAAACTTTATTTAAGAAATCTAAGTCTAATTCTACTCAAACCAGCATAATGTTGGTGTaagtttagttttattttaaagaaatttattttttaaacgagcttttaaaaatcaaatgattttttttttcatatttaatatttatgaaagGTACAATGTACCCTGTGAATTGTTCTGAACCGAGCTCTACAAGCCCAATATGTTAAAACGGACTACTCCAACCTAGATGCCATCCTCGGCCTAAACTAATAACTGAAGTATAGACCCAAGTCAACCACAGTACAACCCAAACACAGATTGCTTCTCTGCACCCAAGTACAGAAGAACTCACCTTGACTCAGAGTAAATTGATAATgtaagcataaaaaaaaaagtgtaaattgccagtGTTCTACTCTGAAACAGACTAATATTACTCCTCAAGACCTTGGACTCTATGCTAAGTGATCCAATCCATCTAAAACACTAGATTTAAgggagttgctaggtgcacccagcaatattgctggtgcacccagcaatttattgaaactaccattttgccctttaaaataaaattataaaaagcgcGAATGTAATTTCTGGAAGACTTTTTTTCgaacagcttcttcttctctcccggaacagcttcttcttctctcccggaacagcttcttcttcttccggaacctacttcttcttctcttctccgtGAAGCTTCTTCTCCGCGAGGCGCGCCAaggctttcttcttcttttccgcGAACAGGTTAGTTCCCCTTCCCCTTCCCCTTATCTTGTAATGTGCATCACTGTTAGGATAGCAATGGAACCTTAGCATAGCAATGGAACCTTAGGATAgtaaccttagggtagaagacgagagGGGAGAAGACGAGAGTACGCCGGAAAAAATGGCGGAAAAGGCTGACGGAGAAGTCTTCCGGAAGACCCGTTAGGGAttcttccggaagttccggaagaacattttccggaaagtttccggaagaagtgttcttccggaagtaaccaaacgtcttccggaagaacacttcttccggaagattcCCGGAAAACCTCTTCCGGGAACTTTTcggaagaagtggttcatccggaagaattccggaagacgcgctcttccggaagaactttcaaatttccggaagacctttccggaagaaccccttcttccggaatgtttccggaagaaccacttcttccggaagtggtttttttgttttttttttttaaaatttttttaaacagaaattgttttgtttttttttaaatgaattattttatttattttggttattttgttttttagattttatgaaaaatgaagtttgggtttttgatgtcatgtttttttttataatttatattgtgtatttttactaaatattaatttgtaaattattttttttataaaagtagttgtgtttgtttttgtttattgtttatttttttaaattagtgttttttctttaaaaatgaagttgtctatttttataattaaagttgtgtgttttggaagttttataaaaatactaattttttataattaattagttttttttattataaatgaagtattttattttctaaaaaaattgtggatgtttactaaataattttttttacattagttgtttaatttttttttaaaattaagttgtggatgtttagtaatgaattatttttatattagttgtgttttgtttttataaatgaagttgcttatttttttttttaaaaaaattaacttgtggatgtttactaagtaatttagttgtgttttttttagaaatgaagtttcttatttttttttaaattaagagttggatgtttactaattaattttttttacattagttgtgttttttttttttataaatgaagttgtttaatttttttttaaaaattaagttgtggatgtttagtaatgaattatttttatattagttgtgttttttttttataaatgaagttgtttaatttttttttttaaaattaagttgtgcatgtttattaataaattttttttacattagttgttttttttttatataaatgaagttgtttaatttttttttaaaaattaagttgtgcatgtttattaataaatttttttacattagttgttttttttatataaatgaagttgtttaattttttttttaaaattaggttgtgtatgtgtgaaaataatttgatttaagttagtcttatttgtttataaataaagttgattttttataaagaaaattgtgtatattttgaccgaaaaaaatacgtgttcgacatgatttacagatcatggccagaacacgaggtttaggtcgtgccatAGGTAGAGTTGTAGGCAGAGATAGAGCTGCTGACGAGGATGCTGGCGATGTTCCCGAGAGAcgtaggcctactgcctcaGCCCGTAGGCTACGCGTTCATCAGATGACTACGGAGGGACGTGATATGGCTGAAGACATTGCTGACATGACTGATGATGTCCCTGAGCAGCCTACggaggcacctgagatgcgtgcggacgcacagggtgctgatagtggtgaggggtcagatggtgatgatgctgcagagggattccctggtggtcCACGTGACCCGTCAGTGCTGACATCATTTGCCAAGCATGTTGCACATGCTGTGtggagtggacaggtattttaatttgttaattatttgtcattgtttatttatttgtttatgattaattttttttaataattgtataatttgtacttcaaatcaggaacgtcctgatttgaagttagtgtcacatgggaggaaggtgacactgattgggaggccagtgcctgagattgaaggcatggtggctgccacaggattaagtccactgatagattgttcagttattactggcgatcctggacttatatccgcatttgtggagaggtggcacagtgagactagcaccttccaccttcctgtaggagagctgacgatcacattggatgatgtgtcgtccatcctacatttgcccatcactggcgcctttcacagtttccacgctctttctacggaggaggccagattcttgcttacggagttgctggaagtgtctgcggaggaggccagagccgagacagcactcacacgtggagcatatgtacgattaggatgggttcgtgacatttatgagaccagatgtcaggcccggcggtggattgtcgcagctcgcgcttatctgctgcaccttgtcggttgcactctttttgctaataagagtgcaacatacgtgcatgtggtccaccttgacgctttccaggacctcgctcatagtggtggttacgcttgggaggttgccgcgctggttcatatgtatgaccagttagatgaggcttgtaggaccaccacccgacagcttgcggggtacttgacgctacttcaggtaaattttgtgtttattaatattttaggttcgattatgatttaaacatgtttttatgttatgttaacctcaattattgtgtagtgctggatctatgagcacttccctaatgtgcatcagtgcgtgactgacgatacataccaggagacgtccccacgtgcttcccggtggttgacgtcgaaggcgcacatgaagggcatcataggagcaccctacagggcacgttgtgatggtttgaccgtcacagatgtgtcctggttgccgtacacggagcatcggggtgttagggcgtttcaggagatttcatcgttccagggtcagctaagatggggtcctatgatcgtcacagttcgaccggagagggtggtacgccagttcgattacatccagagcatccctccgccgcctgttagtgcacgattgtcacacgatcagatagatgacaggtggatggAGTTTGCGGATCACTTACTACCTGCGGATCAGCCTTGTCtagtgcctgggcaggtatctgcgaattacattgagtggtttttccgcatatctcaccctttcatgacaccgacccaggcagctgaccagcagagggatgcaccagctgcagaccctgaggactacatacagccgcccagcccccaggttccagtggcatttgacccccctccatatgtggtaagattatttgcgcgtttaatgttttatgagttgttgtttattttgattttcataataaatgtttttactgaCTTTGACAAGATGATTACGAGGGATATGAGGcgattgcacagaggttggagcgtgtgctcaaccttaggatagtcactgcaggcacagagttatatgacattatgcaggaatgcctgacgatcgcgagagggggacccagtgctgatg
This window harbors:
- the LOC100812315 gene encoding uncharacterized protein codes for the protein MGGVSLRESWCFCKGVSKSERMKAAIFTGKAQAMATIAATAAPNGASGTGFLIHRNLLLTTHANLPSVVAADTAEIRLHNGVAATLAPQRFFITSSVLDLTIVGLDDGDGDSNAQGQCPHYLKTSCKANLDLGSAVYLLGYTEKQELTVGEGKVVIATDNLIKLSTDGIQWSPGSAGFDVHGNLAFMICDPMKLATSPNTKSSSTSTSSSSSSWKKDHPMQFGIPISVICDWLNQHWEGNLDELNKPKLPIMRLMSTGQKSDHSCASFTLRQVFKSTEGDDDGTPSSSNNALKARDQGPSSSAATNTVEEESLITNPNAAHVQGIPTPEIYESPRVTAGPLRRKENIPLQLLDINFPPRTAKHAVFPQLSKPKCAENLAKEPLPENQVEGEQNKHTRPTTPIPDVSSTGSVNGAAQSEVQSSSSPVEVHEMQNGYSSEGETMYSAETAESRNYTSPRELKFQQVGRSQSCVSYNRWGAAPRSQVARGMMVENQRSFMHVKRMYSQGATTSQRSNDYFSPTVSSIMKRNSSSSKPPPRQSAVHSPSPRWMF